Sequence from the bacterium genome:
GTCCATAAGTGAGTTCAACTGATATGGGATTAAGCTCAATGCCACCCATTTTTTGGAAATAAGTAAATTGAGTTATCTCCATACCATCAAGCCACACTTCCCAACCAACTCCACTTGCATCAAGAGCCTCTGACTCCCAGTCATCTTCAACAAATCGCACATCGTGCCTTTTAACCTCTATTCCAAGCGCACTAAGGCTTTTAAGATAAACCTCTTGTACATCATTTGGAGCCGGTTTCAATATTACCTGGTATTGGTGGAACTCCTGTAATCTATTAGGATTTTCTGCATACCTACCATCTTTTGGTCGCTTTGATAGTTCTACATAAGCTACACTCCACGGTTCGGCTCCTAAGACCCTAAAAAAAGTAAGCGGATTAAATGTACCTGCCCCTACTTCTCCGGGATATGGTTGTCCAAGTAAACAGCCTTTATTTTTCCAGAATTTGTCAAGTTTTATTATAATATCTTGAAAATTCATCTTGAGGTGACTCTTACTTTTTACCCTTTTTAAATATTATATCTCCAACATTTACACCAAGCTCTTCTGCAACTGCTGGGCATTTAGCTTTAAAAAGAAAGTAGATTGGGGCATTCGTTTCAGATAAAGTTTCATAATTACCTTGCCCTTTACTCAATACTAATTCACTCTTAGCAAATAACTCTCTAAACTCATGATTACAGTATTCAAGAATAATACCGGGTGCATCAGTGCCTGAATTTACAAGCTCTGCAACCTTATCTATACCAGCACTTATAGCATCATCTATTGTTGCGTCATTAAGGACAGGTACACCCCTTACAGCGTATATAACAGGTTTATTAAGTTCTTCAATAAGTAACTTATCCAATACAGTCTCACCTGCATTATCTGCAAGCCATAAAATTTTGGTCACTTTTTGTAAATCTATTTTAAACTCATTGTAGTCAAAAATAACAAACTCCTTGTTAAAAGTGTGCTCTATGTCTTCCTCAATATTGAACCTCTCCCCTCTTCCAAAGTCTAT
This genomic interval carries:
- a CDS encoding ARMT1-like domain-containing protein — translated: MKIYPECIPCFFQQALTTLQMATQDNDLQLKGLKEIAKQMPALMELPTPTHVGRIVHNIPKLITNNHDPYKSVKAKHTKVTLRLYPKLKKIVENSGDPLFTALKVAVSGNIIDFGRGERFNIEEDIEHTFNKEFVIFDYNEFKIDLQKVTKILWLADNAGETVLDKLLIEELNKPVIYAVRGVPVLNDATIDDAISAGIDKVAELVNSGTDAPGIILEYCNHEFRELFAKSELVLSKGQGNYETLSETNAPIYFLFKAKCPAVAEELGVNVGDIIFKKGKK
- a CDS encoding glycine--tRNA ligase subunit alpha, which encodes MNFQDIIIKLDKFWKNKGCLLGQPYPGEVGAGTFNPLTFFRVLGAEPWSVAYVELSKRPKDGRYAENPNRLQEFHQYQVILKPAPNDVQEVYLKSLSALGIEVKRHDVRFVEDDWESEALDASGVGWEVWLDGMEITQFTYFQKMGGIELNPISVELTYGLGRLAMIIQKKDSMFDVDWARGVKFGDLYKRQEYELSRFNFDEASVDLEFDIFNKFEQEAIRFIELKLLYPAYDYIVKCSHILNVLDARKAISPEERKSYIARVRKLSNLAARLWLEKIT